The following proteins are co-located in the Salvelinus namaycush isolate Seneca chromosome 31, SaNama_1.0, whole genome shotgun sequence genome:
- the st8sia5 gene encoding alpha-2,8-sialyltransferase 8E isoform X1 → MGYSDPTSGRDLLGNRSLCFIFICAFGLVTLLQQILYGKNYIKSAQQFSRLKGDETGNWTGPVNFSDDGSLKPARNGKKRYLDSYDGSYDYNSTACKELRQEIMDVKVLTMVKTSELFERWRNLQVCKWQQNMVETNNFKMSLSRCCNAPSFLFTTKRNTPAGTKLRYEVDTSGILPITTEVFKMFPDDMPYSKSQFKKCAVVGNGGIIKNSKCGKEIDSADFVFRCNIPPINEKYSADVGSKTDLVTINPSIITERFQKLEKWRRPFYEVLQNYENSSVVLPAFYNTRNTDVSFRVKYMLDDFDSQRGVFFFHPQYLLNVQRFWGVQGVRAKRLSSGLMLVTAAMELCEEVHLYGFWAFPMNPSGIFITHHYYDNVKPRPGFHAMPHEIFNFLHMHTRGILHVHSGACT, encoded by the exons ATGGGATACTCCGACCCTACGTCGGGTAGAGATTTACTCGGCAATAGGTCGCTTTGTTTTATATTCATTTGCGCATTTGGACTGGTTACACTTTTACAACAGATTCTTTATGGCAAAAACTACATTAAAAG TGCGCAACAGTTTAGCCGACTCAAAGGAGACGAGACAGGAAATTGGACCGGCCCTGTTAATTTCTCGGATGATGGATCTCTGAAGCCTGCCAGAAATGGGAAGAAAAG GTATCTGGATTCATACGATGGATCCTATGACTACAACTCCACTGCATGTAAAGAGCTCAGACAGGAGATTATGGATGTCAAAGTCCTGACCAT GGTGAAGACGTCAGAGCTGTTTGAGAGATGGAGGAACCTGCAGGTGTGCAAGTGGCAGCAGAACATGGTGGAGACTAACAACTTCAA GATGTCTCTGTCGCGTTGCTGTAATGCACCCTCCTTCTTGTTCACCACCAAGAGGAACACCCCAGCAGGCACCAAGCTGAGGTATGAGGTGGACACCAGTGGCATCCTGCCCATCACTACTGAGGTCTTCAAGATGTTCCCCGAC GACATGCCGTACTCCAAGTCCCAGTTCAAGAAATGTGCTGTTGTTGGAAATGGAGGAATCATCAAGAACAGCAAATGTGGGAAGGAAATTGACTCAGCAGATTTTGTGTTTAG ATGCAACATACCACCCATCAACGAGAAGTATTCGGCTGATGTAGGCTCCAAAACAGATCTGGTGACGATTAATCCAAGTATTATAACAGAgag gtTCCAGAAGCTAGAGAAGTGGCGGCGGCCATTTTACGAGGTTCTTCAGAACTATGAGAACTCGTCGGTGGTCCTACCCGCCTTCTACAACACGCGTAACACTGATGTCTCCTTCCGAGTAAAGTACATGCTAGACGACTTTGACTCCCAGAGGGGCGTGTTCTTCTTCCATCCTCAGTACCTGCTCAACGTCCAGCGCTTCTGGGGTGTCCAGGGTGTCCGCGCCAAACGCCTCAGCAGCGGCCTGATGCTGGTCACCGCCGCCATGGAACTGTGCGAGGAGGTCCACCTCTACGGCTTCTGGGCGTTTCCCATGAACCCCTCAGGCATCTTCATCACGCACCATTACTACGACAACGTCAAGCCCCGCCCCGGGTTCCACGCTATGCCCCACGAGATCTTTAACTTCCTGCACATGCACACGCGAGGCATCCTCCATGTACACTCGGGAGCCTGCACGTGA
- the st8sia5 gene encoding alpha-2,8-sialyltransferase 8E isoform X2 — protein sequence MLRRRMGYSDPTSGRDLLGNRSLCFIFICAFGLVTLLQQILYGKNYIKRYLDSYDGSYDYNSTACKELRQEIMDVKVLTMVKTSELFERWRNLQVCKWQQNMVETNNFKMSLSRCCNAPSFLFTTKRNTPAGTKLRYEVDTSGILPITTEVFKMFPDDMPYSKSQFKKCAVVGNGGIIKNSKCGKEIDSADFVFRCNIPPINEKYSADVGSKTDLVTINPSIITERFQKLEKWRRPFYEVLQNYENSSVVLPAFYNTRNTDVSFRVKYMLDDFDSQRGVFFFHPQYLLNVQRFWGVQGVRAKRLSSGLMLVTAAMELCEEVHLYGFWAFPMNPSGIFITHHYYDNVKPRPGFHAMPHEIFNFLHMHTRGILHVHSGACT from the exons ATGCTGCGCCGAAGAATGGGATACTCCGACCCTACGTCGGGTAGAGATTTACTCGGCAATAGGTCGCTTTGTTTTATATTCATTTGCGCATTTGGACTGGTTACACTTTTACAACAGATTCTTTATGGCAAAAACTACATTAAAAG GTATCTGGATTCATACGATGGATCCTATGACTACAACTCCACTGCATGTAAAGAGCTCAGACAGGAGATTATGGATGTCAAAGTCCTGACCAT GGTGAAGACGTCAGAGCTGTTTGAGAGATGGAGGAACCTGCAGGTGTGCAAGTGGCAGCAGAACATGGTGGAGACTAACAACTTCAA GATGTCTCTGTCGCGTTGCTGTAATGCACCCTCCTTCTTGTTCACCACCAAGAGGAACACCCCAGCAGGCACCAAGCTGAGGTATGAGGTGGACACCAGTGGCATCCTGCCCATCACTACTGAGGTCTTCAAGATGTTCCCCGAC GACATGCCGTACTCCAAGTCCCAGTTCAAGAAATGTGCTGTTGTTGGAAATGGAGGAATCATCAAGAACAGCAAATGTGGGAAGGAAATTGACTCAGCAGATTTTGTGTTTAG ATGCAACATACCACCCATCAACGAGAAGTATTCGGCTGATGTAGGCTCCAAAACAGATCTGGTGACGATTAATCCAAGTATTATAACAGAgag gtTCCAGAAGCTAGAGAAGTGGCGGCGGCCATTTTACGAGGTTCTTCAGAACTATGAGAACTCGTCGGTGGTCCTACCCGCCTTCTACAACACGCGTAACACTGATGTCTCCTTCCGAGTAAAGTACATGCTAGACGACTTTGACTCCCAGAGGGGCGTGTTCTTCTTCCATCCTCAGTACCTGCTCAACGTCCAGCGCTTCTGGGGTGTCCAGGGTGTCCGCGCCAAACGCCTCAGCAGCGGCCTGATGCTGGTCACCGCCGCCATGGAACTGTGCGAGGAGGTCCACCTCTACGGCTTCTGGGCGTTTCCCATGAACCCCTCAGGCATCTTCATCACGCACCATTACTACGACAACGTCAAGCCCCGCCCCGGGTTCCACGCTATGCCCCACGAGATCTTTAACTTCCTGCACATGCACACGCGAGGCATCCTCCATGTACACTCGGGAGCCTGCACGTGA
- the st8sia5 gene encoding alpha-2,8-sialyltransferase 8E isoform X3, with the protein MGYSDPTSGRDLLGNRSLCFIFICAFGLVTLLQQILYGKNYIKRVKTSELFERWRNLQVCKWQQNMVETNNFKMSLSRCCNAPSFLFTTKRNTPAGTKLRYEVDTSGILPITTEVFKMFPDDMPYSKSQFKKCAVVGNGGIIKNSKCGKEIDSADFVFRCNIPPINEKYSADVGSKTDLVTINPSIITERFQKLEKWRRPFYEVLQNYENSSVVLPAFYNTRNTDVSFRVKYMLDDFDSQRGVFFFHPQYLLNVQRFWGVQGVRAKRLSSGLMLVTAAMELCEEVHLYGFWAFPMNPSGIFITHHYYDNVKPRPGFHAMPHEIFNFLHMHTRGILHVHSGACT; encoded by the exons ATGGGATACTCCGACCCTACGTCGGGTAGAGATTTACTCGGCAATAGGTCGCTTTGTTTTATATTCATTTGCGCATTTGGACTGGTTACACTTTTACAACAGATTCTTTATGGCAAAAACTACATTAAAAG GGTGAAGACGTCAGAGCTGTTTGAGAGATGGAGGAACCTGCAGGTGTGCAAGTGGCAGCAGAACATGGTGGAGACTAACAACTTCAA GATGTCTCTGTCGCGTTGCTGTAATGCACCCTCCTTCTTGTTCACCACCAAGAGGAACACCCCAGCAGGCACCAAGCTGAGGTATGAGGTGGACACCAGTGGCATCCTGCCCATCACTACTGAGGTCTTCAAGATGTTCCCCGAC GACATGCCGTACTCCAAGTCCCAGTTCAAGAAATGTGCTGTTGTTGGAAATGGAGGAATCATCAAGAACAGCAAATGTGGGAAGGAAATTGACTCAGCAGATTTTGTGTTTAG ATGCAACATACCACCCATCAACGAGAAGTATTCGGCTGATGTAGGCTCCAAAACAGATCTGGTGACGATTAATCCAAGTATTATAACAGAgag gtTCCAGAAGCTAGAGAAGTGGCGGCGGCCATTTTACGAGGTTCTTCAGAACTATGAGAACTCGTCGGTGGTCCTACCCGCCTTCTACAACACGCGTAACACTGATGTCTCCTTCCGAGTAAAGTACATGCTAGACGACTTTGACTCCCAGAGGGGCGTGTTCTTCTTCCATCCTCAGTACCTGCTCAACGTCCAGCGCTTCTGGGGTGTCCAGGGTGTCCGCGCCAAACGCCTCAGCAGCGGCCTGATGCTGGTCACCGCCGCCATGGAACTGTGCGAGGAGGTCCACCTCTACGGCTTCTGGGCGTTTCCCATGAACCCCTCAGGCATCTTCATCACGCACCATTACTACGACAACGTCAAGCCCCGCCCCGGGTTCCACGCTATGCCCCACGAGATCTTTAACTTCCTGCACATGCACACGCGAGGCATCCTCCATGTACACTCGGGAGCCTGCACGTGA